In the Chloroflexota bacterium genome, one interval contains:
- a CDS encoding addiction module toxin, HicA family, producing the protein MAPRLPRLTADEVNRALRRHGFHLVSQRGSHQKWRNPESGKHVIVPYHKGKQLPLGTLRSIIEGSGISTRDLLP; encoded by the coding sequence ATGGCGCCACGGCTCCCGCGGCTGACTGCTGATGAGGTAAATCGCGCGCTCCGTCGGCATGGATTCCACCTCGTCTCCCAGAGGGGTAGCCACCAGAAATGGCGTAATCCGGAATCCGGGAAGCACGTCATTGTTCCCTATCACAAAGGCAAACAGCTTCCTTTGGGAACATTGCGGAGCATCATCGAAGGAAGCGGTATCTCTACACGCGACCTCTTGCCGTAG
- a CDS encoding type II toxin-antitoxin system HicB family antitoxin — protein MKFRAVVEFDPETKSYGVYCPELPGCASAGDTEQEALANIKEAIALYLEPIPLKSKGKVHEVEVAA, from the coding sequence ATGAAGTTCCGAGCTGTGGTCGAATTCGACCCGGAAACAAAGAGCTACGGCGTTTATTGCCCGGAATTGCCAGGCTGCGCGAGCGCAGGGGATACTGAACAAGAGGCCCTGGCGAATATCAAAGAGGCCATCGCGCTTTATCTCGAGCCAATCCCTTTGAAATCGAAGGGGAAAGTGCATGAGGTTGAAGTAGCAGCCTGA